One Polaribacter sp. KT25b DNA segment encodes these proteins:
- a CDS encoding multidrug effflux MFS transporter: MKIRQKSELEFIIVMASLMSLVALAIDALLPAVADISKSIHITNPKNNQLFITMIFLGLGFGQLISGPFSDSFGRKPIIYVGFIVFALASLICVFATSLEMMIVGRLLQGIGLSAPRTISIAMVRDRFSGNYMAKVMSFITVIFILVPVVAPAIGKLMLDLYGWKSIFYSQLIFGFFTMIWVWKRQPETLKLENRKKFKFTLFMEGAKEFLKHKYAVIFTIFSGFITGSFMVYLSASQQIFEEQYNLKEEFPFIFAGLAISIGLATFLNGKLVVKLGMFKLVSVFTVLFTVVPLFYILFFSGETNPSIYILIPFFSLQFFSIGFLFGNTRALAMEPIGHIAGIGAAINGFFSTIMAVPIATFIGSFISVRALPLFIGFFVCGSIALLLIVYLKFSEKKLKLALKTN, from the coding sequence GTGAAAATTAGACAAAAATCAGAATTAGAATTTATCATCGTAATGGCATCTTTAATGTCATTAGTAGCTTTAGCAATAGATGCTTTATTGCCAGCAGTTGCAGATATAAGTAAATCAATACACATTACTAATCCTAAAAATAATCAGTTATTTATAACAATGATCTTTTTAGGTTTAGGTTTTGGTCAACTTATTTCTGGCCCTTTTTCTGATAGTTTCGGAAGAAAACCTATTATTTATGTTGGTTTCATCGTTTTTGCTTTAGCAAGTTTAATTTGTGTTTTTGCAACTAGTTTAGAAATGATGATTGTTGGTAGATTACTACAAGGAATTGGGCTTTCGGCTCCAAGAACTATAAGTATTGCCATGGTTAGAGACCGTTTTAGTGGTAATTATATGGCTAAAGTGATGTCTTTTATAACTGTTATTTTTATTTTAGTACCCGTTGTTGCACCTGCTATTGGTAAACTTATGTTAGATTTATATGGATGGAAATCAATATTTTATAGTCAATTAATATTTGGTTTTTTTACTATGATTTGGGTTTGGAAACGACAACCTGAAACATTAAAGTTAGAAAATAGAAAGAAGTTTAAGTTCACTCTTTTTATGGAAGGCGCAAAAGAGTTTTTAAAACATAAATATGCCGTTATTTTTACCATATTTTCTGGTTTTATAACAGGTTCGTTTATGGTGTATTTAAGTGCTAGTCAACAAATATTTGAAGAGCAATACAATTTAAAAGAAGAATTTCCTTTTATTTTTGCAGGTTTAGCAATTAGTATTGGTTTAGCTACTTTTTTAAACGGAAAACTAGTAGTTAAACTTGGTATGTTTAAATTGGTTTCTGTTTTTACAGTTCTATTTACTGTAGTTCCTTTGTTTTATATCTTATTTTTTTCTGGAGAAACAAATCCAAGTATTTATATTTTAATTCCGTTTTTTAGTTTACAATTCTTTAGTATTGGCTTTCTTTTTGGAAACACGAGGGCTTTAGCAATGGAACCTATTGGTCATATTGCAGGAATTGGAGCTGCAATAAATGGCTTTTTCTCTACAATAATGGCTGTACCAATTGCAACTTTTATTGGTAGTTTTATAAGTGTTAGAGCTTTACCTTTATTTATTGGTTTTTTTGTTTGTGGCTCTATCGCATTACTACTTATAGTTTATTTAAAGTTTTCTGAAAAGAAACTAAAACTAGCCTTAAAAACTAATTAA
- a CDS encoding pseudouridine synthase, translating into MSLEIIFEDDYLLCVNKPNNVLVHHAFHSRNVADEDSLLQIIENEKGLKVYPIHRLDRKTSGIILMAKKKDFISKFQELFTNDEIQKTYYGVVRGFSPDTKTIDTPVKGRDANVHKDALTYLKTLEKITLNIPVKPYDSSRYSLVELKPKTGRMHQLRVHTNKISHPLIGDAKYGDKNHDVMFDENFGWKNLFLHAGKLEFTHPFSSKTLTLKASFTEDWISLFKVFSWKNPLA; encoded by the coding sequence ATGAGCTTAGAAATCATTTTTGAAGATGATTATCTTCTTTGTGTAAATAAACCAAACAATGTTTTGGTACATCATGCTTTTCATTCTAGAAATGTAGCTGATGAAGATTCTCTACTACAAATTATTGAGAATGAAAAGGGATTGAAAGTCTACCCTATTCATCGATTAGATAGAAAAACATCAGGAATTATTTTAATGGCAAAAAAAAAAGATTTCATTTCTAAATTTCAAGAATTGTTTACCAATGATGAAATTCAGAAAACCTACTATGGTGTTGTCCGTGGATTTTCTCCAGATACAAAAACAATTGATACTCCTGTAAAAGGACGAGATGCTAACGTACACAAAGATGCTTTAACATATTTAAAAACATTAGAAAAAATAACTTTAAACATTCCTGTTAAACCTTATGATTCTTCTCGTTATAGTTTAGTAGAATTAAAGCCAAAAACAGGAAGAATGCATCAATTAAGAGTGCATACCAATAAAATTAGTCACCCGTTAATTGGTGATGCAAAATATGGTGACAAAAATCATGATGTAATGTTTGATGAAAACTTTGGATGGAAAAACCTTTTTTTACACGCAGGAAAACTAGAGTTTACACATCCTTTTTCGTCAAAAACTCTAACCTTAAAAGCTTCTTTTACTGAAGATTGGATATCTTTATTTAAAGTGTTTTCTTGGAAAAACCCATTAGCGTAA
- a CDS encoding CPXCG motif-containing cysteine-rich protein — protein MEHFFQCPYCWEEISMLLEANVHQQIYIEDCEVCCNPIEITATFNQNELIGFDAQSIEQ, from the coding sequence ATGGAGCATTTTTTTCAATGCCCTTATTGTTGGGAAGAAATTTCTATGCTTTTAGAAGCCAATGTTCATCAGCAAATATATATTGAAGATTGCGAAGTTTGTTGCAATCCTATAGAAATTACAGCAACATTTAATCAAAATGAATTAATTGGTTTCGATGCTCAATCTATAGAGCAATAA
- a CDS encoding NADP-dependent oxidoreductase has translation MNNKQIIFKKRPSGVPDAATWQLETNQIPELEEGEILIQQHYISLDPAMRGWLNDSKSYIPPVEIDAVMRAGSIGKVIKNNGNPDFEIGDCVTSWGGVQQYVITDGEGWYKVDTRLAPMPMYIGTLGMPGMTAYFGITEVGKIKEGDIVLVSGAAGAVGSIVGQIAKIKGCTVIGIAGGKEKCNYLINELGFDEAIDYKSENIYSALKKKCPKGIDVYFDNVGGLILDAALSKLRMHARVVICGAISQYNNKSKISGPSNYLSLLVTRSTMQGMVVMDYANEYSKAAKQMAIWIKEGKLKSKEDIYEGIENFYETYNRLFSGDKKGKLILKVIED, from the coding sequence ATGAACAACAAACAAATTATCTTTAAAAAACGTCCTTCTGGTGTTCCAGATGCTGCAACTTGGCAGTTAGAAACAAACCAAATTCCTGAATTAGAAGAAGGAGAAATTTTAATACAACAACATTATATTTCTTTAGATCCTGCAATGCGTGGTTGGTTAAATGACTCAAAATCTTATATTCCGCCAGTAGAAATTGATGCTGTAATGAGAGCTGGTTCTATTGGAAAAGTGATAAAAAATAATGGAAATCCTGATTTTGAAATAGGAGATTGTGTTACAAGTTGGGGAGGTGTGCAACAATATGTAATTACAGATGGCGAAGGTTGGTATAAAGTTGATACGCGTTTAGCGCCAATGCCAATGTATATTGGTACTTTAGGAATGCCAGGAATGACTGCTTATTTCGGAATTACAGAAGTTGGTAAAATAAAAGAAGGAGATATTGTATTGGTTTCTGGAGCTGCTGGTGCAGTTGGTAGTATTGTAGGGCAAATTGCAAAAATTAAAGGTTGTACTGTTATTGGTATTGCTGGTGGAAAAGAAAAATGCAATTATTTAATTAATGAGTTGGGTTTTGATGAAGCAATTGATTATAAATCAGAAAATATTTATTCTGCTTTAAAGAAAAAATGTCCAAAAGGAATTGATGTATATTTTGATAATGTTGGTGGTTTAATTCTAGATGCTGCTTTAAGTAAGTTAAGAATGCATGCCAGAGTTGTAATTTGTGGTGCAATTTCTCAATATAATAACAAATCTAAAATTTCTGGGCCAAGTAATTATTTATCACTTTTAGTAACTCGTTCTACCATGCAAGGTATGGTTGTAATGGATTATGCAAATGAGTATTCTAAAGCTGCAAAACAAATGGCAATTTGGATAAAAGAGGGTAAATTAAAATCAAAAGAAGATATTTATGAAGGTATTGAAAACTTTTATGAAACCTATAATAGATTGTTTTCTGGAGATAAAAAAGGAAAGCTTATTCTAAAAGTGATTGAAGATTAA